The Balaenoptera acutorostrata chromosome 2, mBalAcu1.1, whole genome shotgun sequence genomic sequence TTTTTGTAAGGATTTAAGTCTATAATTTGGAGCAGTCAAGCAATATCTATCAGGTGGCAATCTAGGACCTGAATATGGCTTGATTAATGGCAAAGGGGTTTGATTCCTTTGCCTTGCAATATCTAATAAAAAATCTCTTGGGGGAGGAGAGGTAAAAGACTGGTCAGCACGACACTGGATTGCCAATCGCACATCATCTGCATCAACAGTAGCCTTCTTAGCATGACTTGAATAAATTTTTGCATCATCTAGAATTGTGGTCACATATCGGAAGGCGAACTCCAACATCTGATTTATAACTCTTGGCTCATAGTCTGTAATCCCCATATCCTTCAGGATTTGTGCCATCACCTGTGCATCTTTCGGCATGCTCTTGGGAGAAGCCATCTTGCCAGACTCCATGATACCCGGTGATCAGACTTTagatcatttgaaaaaaatacgtACATTAGATCAAACCTGAAATAGTTACTTTAGTAGCAACTGTCaggaactttaaaattttaaaatacatgttaaatttttaaaaatttgaattaaaaaaatacgttaaatctttttaattttaatgaggcaCATTTAAAGTTCCCTTCACTTAAATTTATTGAGTTTCTACCCATTAGAGAATATAAAAAGATGAAGACACAAATAAGGGAGTGATAAAAGATTGGGGAAAAACCGGGTAAAATAACCAAAAACATACATCACTTTAAAATATGTGCAGTTGCTTACAGGCATGCACCTATAAACTAATCTAAGAAAAGACCACAGGACAGCCATGTCCTACGGCCTGAGTTCAAAATCATGTCCTTCCAGTGAGCTCATATACTCACTGTCTCCATAGATATATATGCTTAGCACCACCCTGACCTTTACGTGTTCGCCCAAAATACTCTCCCTCTTCCTCATATTCAAACTGTCCTAAGTCCAATCTTCGTGGAAGCTATCCCACTTATTACTGTCCACAAGAACTGCTAGCCAACTGCAGAGGGGATGTAGTGGTCAAAATAACTAGGACACAGCATGAGACAATATGTTCTATTTCTATGGGTCCCCCACAGAGCATAAATTCCTTCATGGcaatttttctctgctttttgtaCCTTCTCACAAGTACAGTACTAATACTCCATTATTTCTCTcacttttttaaacaaatctaaCACCAAAGTGCCCCTTACCTTCTCGAGCTAAATCACCCACATTAACGTATTTCAGTCCTGATCTTGATGCAAGTTCTTTGCCTAGCGTGGTTTTTCCAACCCCTGGTGTACCTGCAAGACAAGCCACAGAAAAATACTGTTCATGAAATACTAATTAGACTTTAGCCACCAATGTGCCCTTAAGGTTCTTAACAACTGAAAAGTTTCCTAATTAGCAATCCTGTATAAAATTACACACACCATAATCTAATCAAAACTACCCAAAGCCTGCTGAATATCAGAATTTCACCCAGTGTATCTGATTTTACCAGGAGTGGTGCTTGGGAGAATCTGATGACAACTACAGACTGTCTGCCACCACCATGGAAATTCCCAGAATAAAACTAGCCACCTCAAATAAACTGCCATCATTtatttgctttaatttaaaaatattaaattgttcATGGAAAAAAGTTAAGCAGTATGAAAGAATATCCACTATACTCTTCCCTAGAGTCAACCAGTGTAAACCACTTTCTTACGTATCTCTCCAAATAAGTCATATACATATGTTTGTGTATAcatccatatatatgcatacatatggtAGCATagtacatacatgtacatatacacacattgcgtgcatacatacatacacacaccatatATTTCCTTCTACATAAATGGCCATACTATACATTGTTCTTCACCTtcccttttttatatttattgtttcaaGATAAATAATCAAACACTTAATTTTCAGCTTGAACTAATGCCACTGAAATTATAAAACCTGATCATTATAATTAAAGATAAAAGGAATAAGTCAACTCTACCTATAAGGGCAATAACATTTTTACCTCCAGTCCACTATAATACACCAAGTCTGAATCCTCAACTCACCATGTTCTCAATAAAACGCTCACATTTAGACTTTTGACGATATggcttaatattaaaaaaccaaGACACTGTCTGACCCAAACAAATCCGATGTTGTAAAATCTTCCCCTTAAGGACGCTTAAAGGCTAAATATTAATCTGTTGAGGTTAATCTGCTGCTCTCAGAAACAGACAGGACTTGTGCGCTGCCAATATGCTTACGTTTTGTTAAAGGATAAAACTTGGCTTTGTTCCACAAATAGCGCCTCAAATTTTATTGTGCTGCAACAGCATCTACACCCATTAGATTTTTCCAGGAATGCCCTATGATGCTATTAAATGCTACAATTTAGTAAACATTTTCAGATTTAAAcgaccagaaataatattttttaaagtcggTATGCGGCATTTTACTACCCCTCACATGTAACAAGCGCCCTGAGTATGGATCCAAAGACCCAGAAAAAAACCCACGAACAGCCCGGAAATTTTACAGCATCTCTACGAGAAACGACCAGAGATACTCGGTAGATGCCTTTGCTtcttaaaacacaaagaaa encodes the following:
- the TAF9 gene encoding transcription initiation factor TFIID subunit 9; the protein is MESGKMASPKSMPKDAQVMAQILKDMGITDYEPRVINQMLEFAFRYVTTILDDAKIYSSHAKKATVDADDVRLAIQCRADQSFTSPPPRDFLLDIARQRNQTPLPLIKPYSGPRLPPDRYCLTAPNYRLKSLQKKASTSAGRITVPRLSVGSVTSRPSTPTLGTPTPQTMSVSTKVGTPVSLTGQRFTVQMPTSQSPAVKASIPATSAVQNVLINPSLIGSKNILITTNMVSSQNTANEASNALKRKREDDDDDDDDDDDDYDNL